A genomic region of Xiphophorus couchianus chromosome 18, X_couchianus-1.0, whole genome shotgun sequence contains the following coding sequences:
- the LOC114162091 gene encoding flotillin-2, with translation MGNCLTVGPNEALVVSGGCCGSDTKSYIVGGWAWAWWLVTNSQRLSLEIMTLQPRCEDVETAEGVAITVTGVAQVKVMTDHDLLAVACEQFLGKSIRDIKAVLLQTLEGHLRSILGTLTVEQIYQDRDQFAKLVRDVAAPDVGRMGIEILSFTIKDVYDKLDYLSSLGKTQIAAVQRDADIGVAEAERDAGIREAECKKEMMDVKFLADTKMADSKRELELQKAAFNQEVNTKKAESQLAYELQAAKEQQKIRLEEIEIQVVQRKKEITIEEKEIDRTEKELIATVKRPAEAQAYSMQQLAEGQKKKTVLIAQAEAEKIKRIGEAEASSIGAVGKAEAEKMRLKAEAYQQYGEAAKTALVLEALPKITSKVAAPLAKTNEIVILSGEGSRVTGEVNRLLAELPVSVNALTGVDLTKIPLLQKMASAEA, from the exons ATGGGGAACTGTCTGACTGTGGGGCCAAACGAAGCGCTGGTGGTCTCAG GCGGCTGCTGCGGGTCCGATACAAAGAGCTACATCGTCGGAGGCTGGGCGTGGGCTTGGTGGCTCGTCACTAATTCTCAAAG GTTAAGTCTGGAGATCATGACCCTGCAGCCACGGTGCGAAGACGTGGAGACAGCAGAGGGCGTGGCCATCACTGTGACGGGCGTCGCCCAG GTGAAGGTCATGACGGACCACGACCTGCTGGCGGTGGCCTGTGAGCAGTTTCTGGGCAAATCCATCAGAGACATCAAGGCTGTGCTGCTGCAGACGCTGGAGGGACACCTGCGCTCCATTTTAG GCACGTTGACGGTGGAGCAGATCTACCAGGACCGGGACCAGTTTGCCAAACTGGTGCGAGACGTGGCGGCTCCCGACGTGGGCCGGATGGGCATCGAGATCCTCAGCTTCACCATCAAG GATGTTTACGATAAGTTGGACTACCTGAGCTCGTTGGGGAAGACGCAGATCGCCGCTGTGCAGCGGGACGCCGACATCGGCGTGGCCGAAGCAGAGAGGGATGCTGGGATACGG GAGGCCGAATGCAAGAAGGAGATGATGGACGTGAAGTTTCTGGCCGACACCAAAATGGCCGACTCCAAGCGagagctggagctgcagaaagCTGCGTTCAACCAGGAAGTCAACACCAAG AAAGCCGAGTCCCAGCTGGCCTACGAGCTCCAGGCCGCCAAGGAGCAGCAGAAGATCCGGCTGGAGGAAATCGAGATCCAGGTGGTGCAGCGGAAGAAGGAGATCACCATCGAGGAGAAGGAGATCGACCGGACGGAGAAGGAGCTCATCGCCACGGTGAAGCGGCCGGCGGAGGCGCAGGCCTACAGCATGCAGCAGCTGGCCGAGGGGCAGAA GAAGAAGACGGTGCTGATCGCCCAGGCCGAGGCGGAGAAGATCAAGCGGATCGGAGAGGCCGAGGCGTCGTCCATCGGCGCCGTGGGGAAAGCCGAGGCAGAGAAGATGAGGCTGAAGGCCGAAGCCTACCAGCAGTACGGAGAGGCGGCCAAGACGGCGCTGGTCCTGGAAGCTCTGCCCAAG ATCACTTCTAAGGTGGCGGCGCCTTTAGCCAAAACCAATGAGATCGTCATCCTCAGCGGCGAAGGCAGCCGCGTGACGGGCGAAGTGAACCGCCTGCTGGCTGAGCTCCCTGTGTCCGTCAACGCGCTCACCGGAGTGGATCTGACTAAG ATCCCGTTGCTGCAGAAGATGGCGTCTGCTGAAGCCTGA
- the LOC114162082 gene encoding protein FAM222B-like, with product MLACLPASGDPAIRLLHRTQMNTGLQKWETTQKMRSATHPTPAELDAYAKKVADKPLSIQIFPNSIKVPQKKHVRRTVNGLDTSSSAQRHSPYPPQLAAGAGLLTVLRAPPRGLVKQPDGCRTRLQLKAAMNPQSGPYAAPSTLNLPHLAAQKQGAEHPQQSLAHPMALQHHQRSMAQSQALQQQQRLTHPPAVQRQPPPQDVAPCAAAMPQQHLPHMQTLKHQAAPAQSLGATQELRHVPDSVAMQAAPPGPPALPPPPYGARKLPDADAPPNVTVSTSTIPLSMAASLQQARPSDLSSIVLQINQLCQARAGMGATSVCEGQIANPSPISRNQLISASSRVSQHASGAGGGVSSCLLMDKPAALALAPACSNNNMAAFHPDSDKQMQQHLLQQKHQQQHLQQHLQQQQRSWAQHQLAHMQQPPEGAHPCKNPRLDPVAECAFPSHGLSYGHKPPAAAHVFLPKHAADKTLPPSSANCSYLNGHYLQPAWGAVPGAAGNNGNIPQDLPVGFQGGHAAAERILGAKYRPGKDGSAGQPKLLQHSVDFLGEDFQIPSMQEQSVEMMHKMHRGGGDHHHQGYH from the exons ATGCTGGCTTGCCTGCCAGCATCAGGTGACCCCGCCATCCGACTTCTTCACCGCACGCAGATGAACACTGGACTTCAAAAAT GGGAAACCACACAGAAGATGAGATCTGCCACCCATCCGACGCCTGCAGAGTTGGACGCCTATGCTAAGAAAGTCGCCGACAAACCTCTGAGCATCCAGATCTTCCCAAACAGCATCAAGGTTCCTCAGAAGAAGCACGTCCGCCGCACCGTCAACGGCCTGGACACGTCGTCGTCCGCGCAGCGCCACAGCCCGTACCCTCCGCAGCTGGCCGCCGGCGCCGGGCTCCTGACCGTCCTCCGCGCGCCTCCCCGGGGCCTCGTCAAGCAGCCGGACGGCTGCCGCACGCGGCTGCAGCTGAAAGCCGCCATGAACCCTCAGAGCGGCCCGTACGCCGCGCCCAGCACTTTAAACCTCCCGCACCTGGCCGCTCAGAAGCAGGGGGCGGAGCATCCGCAGCAGAGCCTGGCGCACCCCATGGCACTGCAGCATCACCAGAGGAGCATGGCTCAGTCTCaggctctgcagcagcagcagaggctgacGCATCCACCCGCCGTTCAGCGGCAGCCGCCCCCTCAGGACGTGGCGCCCTGTGCCGCCGCCATGCCGCAGCAGCACCTCCCTCACATGCAAACTCTGAAGCATCAGGCGGCTCCAGCGCAATCTTTGGGAGCGACTCAGGAGCTGCGGCATGTCCCGGACAGCGTGGCCATGCAGGCGGCGCCGCCGGGCCCCCCCGCCCTACCGCCGCCTCCGTACGGCGCCCGCAAGCTGCCGGACGCTGACGCCCCGCCCAACGTGACGGTATCTACCTCCACCATCCCGCTGTCCATGGCGGCCAGCCTGCAGCAGGCGCGGCCCAGCGACCTGAGCAGCATTGTGCTACAGATCAACCAGCTGTGCCAGGCGCGCGCCGGCATGGGCGCCACGTCCGTCTGCGAGGGCCAGATCGCCAACCCCAGCCCCATCAGCCGCAACCAGCTCATCAGCGCCAGCTCCAGGGTTTCCCAGCATGCCTCGGGGGCCGGCGGCGGCGTCTCCAGCTGCCTGCTGATGGACAAGCCGGCCGCTCTGGCTCTCGCCCCGgcctgcagcaacaacaacatggCTGCTTTCCACCCGGACAGCGACAAGCAGATGCAGCAGCACCTGCTGCAGCAgaagcaccagcagcagcatctgcagcagcatctgcagcagcagcagcgctccTGGGCGCAGCACCAGCTGGCCCACATGCAGCAGCCGCCAGAGGGAGCGCACCCCTGCAAAAACCCGCGGCTGGATCCGGTGGCTGAGTGCGCCTTCCCCTCCCACGGCCTGAGCTACGGCCACAAGCCGCCCGCCGCCGCGCACGTCTTCCTGCCGAAGCACGCCGCAGACAAAACGCTGCCCCCCTCCTCCGCCAACTGCTCCTACCTGAACGGCCACTACCTGCAGCCAGCGTGGGGCGCCGTCCCGGGCGCCGCCGGAAACAACGGGAACATTCCTCAGGACCTGCCGGTGGGCTTCCAGGGCGGACACGCCGCCGCAGAGCGCATCCTGGGAGCCAAGTACCGGCCGGGGAAAGACGGCTCCGCCGGCCAGCCcaagctgctgcagcacagcgTGGATTTCCTCGGCGAGGATTTCCAGATCCCCAGCATGCAGGAGCAGAGCGTGGAAATGATGCATAAGATGCACCGCGGCGGCGGCGACCATCATCACCAAGGTTACCATTAG